One window of Triplophysa rosa linkage group LG8, Trosa_1v2, whole genome shotgun sequence genomic DNA carries:
- the sgk2b gene encoding serine/threonine-protein kinase Sgk2b, whose protein sequence is MVKKTKAPVTYAKMKGVVSYFTALIKDKKFGSSHSMYYRQMDFLRSESLSEDDGAAAVCFSDPPTEEPQSRVSAADFDYLKVIGTGSFGKVFLAKHRENGTHYAVKVLQKHIILSRKEERHVMCEHRVLLKTLNHPFLVKLHFSFQTKDRLYLVLDYACGGELFYHLQRELVFCEPRARFYAAEMASALGYLHSLNIVYRDLKPENILLDSAGHVVLTDFGLCKEGVAGRDTTRTFCGTPEYLAPEVLQQKEYDRTVDWWGLGAVLHEMLYGLPPFYSADRFEMLRNIIYQPLVLKPGVSSGARDLLKRLLNRDRAKRLGAKRDLVELQSHSFFSSIQWDELVAKKIPPPFIPSLSSPGDLTNIDPRFTDLPVPQSLGACEEYGATFPGFTYISENTSSLSVQTRGH, encoded by the exons ATGGTTAAAAAGACTAAAGCTCCCGTCACTTACGCAAAAATGAAGGGAGTAGTTTCATATTTTACTG CTTTAATCAAGGACAAGAAGTTTGGATCCAGCCATTCAATGTACTACAGACA AATGGATTTCTTGCGATCTGAGAGTCTATCTGAGGATGATGGAGCAGCAGCT GTCTGTTTCAGTGATCCACCAACAGAGGAGCCACAGTCTCG GGTATCTGCGGCTgattttgattatttgaaggTCATTGGCACAGGAAGCTTTGGCAAG GTGTTCTTGGCCAAACACAGGGAGAATGGTACACACTATGCAGTCAAAGTCCTACAGAAACACATTATCTTATCAAGGAAAGAG GAAAGACATGTCATGTGTGAGCACAGAGTATTGTTAAAGACTCTCAACCATCCATTCCTGGTGAAGCTCCACTTCAGCTTTCAGACTAAGGACAGACTGTACCTAGTGCTGGACTATGCATGTGGAGGAGAG CTCTTCTACCATTTGCAGAGGGAGTTGGTGTTTTGTGAACCCAGAGCCAGATTCTATGCTGCTGAGATGGCCAGTGCTTTAGGATACTTACACTCCCTGAATATTGTCTATAG GGACCTGAAACCAGAAAACATTCTGCTGGATTCTGCAGGTCATGTGGTTCTGACCGACTTTGGCTTGTGTAAGGAGGGTGTGGCGGGGCGCGATACCACTAGGACCTTTTGTGGAACACCAGAGTACTTGGCACCCGAGGTTCTCCAGCAGAAAGAGTACGACAGAACCGTAGACTGGTGGGGACTGGGGGCCGTTCTGCATGAAATGCTTTATGGCCTG cCACCCTTCTACAGTGCAGATCGTTTTGAGATGCTTAGAAATATTATTTATCAGCCTTTGGTACTAAAACCTGGAGTGTCTAGTGGAGCCAGAGATCTTCTGAAGAGACTACTAAACAGGGACAGGGCCAAGAGATTAGGAGCCAAGCGTGATCTG GTGGAGCTGCAGTCCCACTCATTTTTCTCCTCTATTCAATGGGACGAGCTTGTTGCAAAGAAAATTCCACCCCCTTTCATTCCTTCTCTG TCTAGCCCTGGTGACCTCACAAACATTGATCCAAGATTTACAGATCTTCCTGTTCCGCAGTCATTAGGTGCATGTGAGGAGTATGGAGCAACCTTTCCTGGCTTCACCTACATCAGTGAAAATACTTCCTCACTGTCAGTGCAGACTCGTGGGCACTGA
- the l3mbtl1b gene encoding lethal(3)malignant brain tumor-like protein 4 isoform X1, protein MADTSSSDGPATGADFDMMGALDWQDGIATLPGSDIRFRMTEFGTLEIVTEAEPKEKEEGLTDSHPQTTTPNNSHCPEQNKPSSQTAVPQSTTDHQTNIAVSADSNRQTAGNGTRSPSSEANPSISIVPNAVVAPVTEVANCRSCGHSGPRESFLQGKYCSAPCVQPSSGRSTPAEAVEGERLGKRVRRKKKMFMDSGDEEEDNIEEEEEKVKSSKGRRAAKVARLATAPLVKKKTWSWAVYLEEERAIAAPLKLFKEHQSFPQSRNGFKVGMKLEGLDPCHPALFCVLTVAEVQGYRIRLHFDGYPECYDYWVNADSWDVKPPGWCEKMGLKLLLPKGCRDGEFNWNTYVKNCRGQLAPKHLFKSLNTSVTPSGFRAGMKLEAVDRKNPSLICVATISAAVDTRLLIHFDNWDDTYDYWCDASSPYIHPVGYCEEVGLTLTTPAEYKQPKSFSWEKYLEETGTQAAPARAFKQRPPHGFQTGTKLEAVDKRNAMLIRVTTISDTDDHRVKIHFDGWNDEYDYWLDADSAELHPVGWCQKTGHPLQHPNSPPDSPVPPGQGCPTPGCNGVGHIRGPRYGTHYTMVSCPYSDLNLNKDGLVPDRLSGEKPVTLSGPPRHRRAEMLTQTSIPTPIASTPEPPDTTTDVCPQSRAVATPKCVKAPQVKQEGDGKDSLPQFLHESVFCGWEPPKFQLCWEKHGKLLPEALGLTAKRVAKWNTEEVASFVRELPGCREHAATFRKEQIDGEAFLLLTQSDIVKILSIKLGPALKIYNCILMLKSADEE, encoded by the exons ATGGCAGACACATCTAGCAGTGATGGCCCTGCCACAGGAGCAGATTTTGACATGATGGGTGCTCTTGACTGGCAGGATGGCATAGCCACGCTGCCCGGGAGTGACATTCGG TTTCGAATGACTGAGTTTGGCACCCTGGAGATTGTCACAGAGGCGGAGCCTAAAGAGAAAGAGGAGGGGCTTACAGACTCACATCCTCAAACTACAACCCCAAACAACAGTCATTGCCCTGAACAAAACAAACCTTCAAGTCAGACAGCAGTGCCCCAGTCAACTACAGATCATCAGACAAATATTGCGG tTTCAGCTGACTCAAACAGGCAGACAGCAGGCAATGGCACTAGGAGCCCCAGCAGCGAGGCCAACCCCAGCATAAGCATAGTGCCCAATGCAGTGGTCGCTCCTGTCACCGAAGTGGCAAACTGCAGGTCTTGTGGTCATTCTGGTCCCCGGGAGTCTTTTCTCCAGGGAAAATATTGCAGCGCTCCTTGTGTGCAGCCCAGCAGTGGCAG atcaACCCCAGCCGAGGCAGTTGAAGGAGAGCGTTTAGGTAAACGTGTGAGAAGGAAGAAGAAGATGTTCATGGATTCTGGAGATGAAGAGGAGGACAATATAGAAGAAGAGGAG GAGAAGGTTAAATCATCAAAGGGAAGACGAGCAGCTAAAGTTGCTAGACTGG CAACAGCACCTCTTGTTAAAAAGAAAACTTGGAGTTGGGCAGTTTATCTGGAGGAGGAGAGAGCAATTGCTGCTCCCTTAAAACTTTTTAAGGAG CACCAGTCATTCCCCCAGAGCAGGAATGGATTTAAAGTTGGCATGAAACTGGAGGGATTGGACCCTTGTCATCCTGctctcttctgtgttttgacTGTTGCAGAG GTGCAAGGTTATAGAATCCGGCTTCATTTTGATGGCTACCCGGAATGCTATGACTACTGGGTAAATGCTGACTCGTGGGACGTGAAGCCACCGGGCTGGTGTGAGAAAATGGGACTGAAGCTGTTGCTGCCGAAAG GATGCAGAGATGGCGAGTTTAACTGGAACACATACGTTAAGAACTGTAGGGGTCAACTGGCTCCCAAACATCTCTTTAAAAGTCTTAATACA TCAGTCACGCCGTCAGGATTCCGTGCGGGGATGAAACTGGAAGCAGTGGACAGGAAGAACCCGTCACTCATTTGCGTAGCAACCATTTCTGCTGCCGTCGACACCCGGCTCCTCATCCACTTTGACAACTGGGATGATACGTATGATTACTG GTGTGATGCCAGCAGTCCGTACATCCACCCGGTGGGGTACTGTGAGGAGGTGGGGCTAACACTCACCACACCCGCAG AATATAAGCAACCGAAGAGTTTCTCCTGGGAAAAGTACCTTGAAGAAACTGGAACCCAGGCTGCACCAGCCAGAGCCTTTAAACAG AGGCCTCCTCATGGCTTTCAGACTGGGACGAAGCTGGAGGCAGTAGACAAGCGGAATGCCATGCTCATCCGTGTTACTACAATTTCTGACACAGATGACCACAGAGTCAAG ATTCATTTTGATGGCTGGAATGATGAGTATGACTATTGGCTGGATGCTGATAGTGCAGAGCTGCATCCAGTAGGCTGGTGTCAGAAGACGGGTCATCCTCTACAACACCCTAATA GCCCCCCGGATTCTCCAGTCCCTCCAGGACAAGGCTGCCCTACCCCGGGATGCAACGGGGTTGGACACATTAGAGGACCTCGCTATGGAACACACTACAC AATGGTGAGTTGTCCATACTCCGATTTGAATCTAAATAAGGACGGGCTGGTGCCAGACAGACTGAGTGGGGAGAAGCCAGTGACCCTCAGCGGACCCCCACGTCACCGCCGGGCAGAAATGCTCACTCAGACGAGCATACCCACACCCATCGCCAGCACCCCGGAACCCCCTGACACCACCACGGACGTGTGCCCACAATCCCG GGCTGTCGCTACCCCCAAATGTGTTAAAGCACCTCAAGTGAAGCAGGAAGGTGATGGAAAAG ATTCCCTGCCGCAGTTCCTGCATGAGTCTGTGTTCTGTGGATGGGAGCCGCCAAAGTTTCAGCTGTGTTGGGAGAAACATGGCAAACTACTGCCTGAAGCCTTAGGCCTCACCGCCAAGAGAGTGGCCAAGTGGAACACAGAAGAG GTTGCAAGTTTTGTGAGAGAGTTACCTGGCTGCAGAGAGCATGCTGCCACCTTCAGGAAGGAG CAAATTGATGGCGAGGCCTTCCTGCTCCTAACTCAATCAGACATTGTTAAGATACTGAGCATCAAGCTCGGCCCCGCTCTCAAAATCTACAACTGTATCCTAATGCTGAAGAGCGCAGATGAGGAGTAG
- the l3mbtl1b gene encoding lethal(3)malignant brain tumor-like protein 3 isoform X2, whose translation MADTSSSDGPATGADFDMMGALDWQDGIATLPGSDIRFRMTEFGTLEIVTEAEPKEKEEGLTDSHPQTTTPNNSHCPEQNKPSSQTAVPQSTTDHQTNIAVSADSNRQTAGNGTRSPSSEANPSISIVPNAVVAPVTEVANCRSCGHSGPRESFLQGKYCSAPCVQPSSGRSTPAEAVEGERLGKRVRRKKKMFMDSGDEEEDNIEEEEEKVKSSKGRRAAKVARLATAPLVKKKTWSWAVYLEEERAIAAPLKLFKEHQSFPQSRNGFKVGMKLEGLDPCHPALFCVLTVAEVQGYRIRLHFDGYPECYDYWVNADSWDVKPPGWCEKMGLKLLLPKGCRDGEFNWNTYVKNCRGQLAPKHLFKSLNTSVTPSGFRAGMKLEAVDRKNPSLICVATISAAVDTRLLIHFDNWDDTYDYWCDASSPYIHPVGYCEEVGLTLTTPAEYKQPKSFSWEKYLEETGTQAAPARAFKQRPPHGFQTGTKLEAVDKRNAMLIRVTTISDTDDHRVKIHFDGWNDEYDYWLDADSAELHPVGWCQKTGHPLQHPNSPPDSPVPPGQGCPTPGCNGVGHIRGPRYGTHYTMVSCPYSDLNLNKDGLVPDRLSGEKPVTLSGPPRHRRAEMLTQTSIPTPIASTPEPPDTTTDVCPQSRAVATPKCVKAPQVKQEGDGKDSLPQFLHESVFCGWEPPKFQLCWEKHGKLLPEALGLTAKRVAKWNTEEVASFVRELPGCREHAATFRKEGAVVA comes from the exons ATGGCAGACACATCTAGCAGTGATGGCCCTGCCACAGGAGCAGATTTTGACATGATGGGTGCTCTTGACTGGCAGGATGGCATAGCCACGCTGCCCGGGAGTGACATTCGG TTTCGAATGACTGAGTTTGGCACCCTGGAGATTGTCACAGAGGCGGAGCCTAAAGAGAAAGAGGAGGGGCTTACAGACTCACATCCTCAAACTACAACCCCAAACAACAGTCATTGCCCTGAACAAAACAAACCTTCAAGTCAGACAGCAGTGCCCCAGTCAACTACAGATCATCAGACAAATATTGCGG tTTCAGCTGACTCAAACAGGCAGACAGCAGGCAATGGCACTAGGAGCCCCAGCAGCGAGGCCAACCCCAGCATAAGCATAGTGCCCAATGCAGTGGTCGCTCCTGTCACCGAAGTGGCAAACTGCAGGTCTTGTGGTCATTCTGGTCCCCGGGAGTCTTTTCTCCAGGGAAAATATTGCAGCGCTCCTTGTGTGCAGCCCAGCAGTGGCAG atcaACCCCAGCCGAGGCAGTTGAAGGAGAGCGTTTAGGTAAACGTGTGAGAAGGAAGAAGAAGATGTTCATGGATTCTGGAGATGAAGAGGAGGACAATATAGAAGAAGAGGAG GAGAAGGTTAAATCATCAAAGGGAAGACGAGCAGCTAAAGTTGCTAGACTGG CAACAGCACCTCTTGTTAAAAAGAAAACTTGGAGTTGGGCAGTTTATCTGGAGGAGGAGAGAGCAATTGCTGCTCCCTTAAAACTTTTTAAGGAG CACCAGTCATTCCCCCAGAGCAGGAATGGATTTAAAGTTGGCATGAAACTGGAGGGATTGGACCCTTGTCATCCTGctctcttctgtgttttgacTGTTGCAGAG GTGCAAGGTTATAGAATCCGGCTTCATTTTGATGGCTACCCGGAATGCTATGACTACTGGGTAAATGCTGACTCGTGGGACGTGAAGCCACCGGGCTGGTGTGAGAAAATGGGACTGAAGCTGTTGCTGCCGAAAG GATGCAGAGATGGCGAGTTTAACTGGAACACATACGTTAAGAACTGTAGGGGTCAACTGGCTCCCAAACATCTCTTTAAAAGTCTTAATACA TCAGTCACGCCGTCAGGATTCCGTGCGGGGATGAAACTGGAAGCAGTGGACAGGAAGAACCCGTCACTCATTTGCGTAGCAACCATTTCTGCTGCCGTCGACACCCGGCTCCTCATCCACTTTGACAACTGGGATGATACGTATGATTACTG GTGTGATGCCAGCAGTCCGTACATCCACCCGGTGGGGTACTGTGAGGAGGTGGGGCTAACACTCACCACACCCGCAG AATATAAGCAACCGAAGAGTTTCTCCTGGGAAAAGTACCTTGAAGAAACTGGAACCCAGGCTGCACCAGCCAGAGCCTTTAAACAG AGGCCTCCTCATGGCTTTCAGACTGGGACGAAGCTGGAGGCAGTAGACAAGCGGAATGCCATGCTCATCCGTGTTACTACAATTTCTGACACAGATGACCACAGAGTCAAG ATTCATTTTGATGGCTGGAATGATGAGTATGACTATTGGCTGGATGCTGATAGTGCAGAGCTGCATCCAGTAGGCTGGTGTCAGAAGACGGGTCATCCTCTACAACACCCTAATA GCCCCCCGGATTCTCCAGTCCCTCCAGGACAAGGCTGCCCTACCCCGGGATGCAACGGGGTTGGACACATTAGAGGACCTCGCTATGGAACACACTACAC AATGGTGAGTTGTCCATACTCCGATTTGAATCTAAATAAGGACGGGCTGGTGCCAGACAGACTGAGTGGGGAGAAGCCAGTGACCCTCAGCGGACCCCCACGTCACCGCCGGGCAGAAATGCTCACTCAGACGAGCATACCCACACCCATCGCCAGCACCCCGGAACCCCCTGACACCACCACGGACGTGTGCCCACAATCCCG GGCTGTCGCTACCCCCAAATGTGTTAAAGCACCTCAAGTGAAGCAGGAAGGTGATGGAAAAG ATTCCCTGCCGCAGTTCCTGCATGAGTCTGTGTTCTGTGGATGGGAGCCGCCAAAGTTTCAGCTGTGTTGGGAGAAACATGGCAAACTACTGCCTGAAGCCTTAGGCCTCACCGCCAAGAGAGTGGCCAAGTGGAACACAGAAGAG GTTGCAAGTTTTGTGAGAGAGTTACCTGGCTGCAGAGAGCATGCTGCCACCTTCAGGAAGGAG ggggcagtcgtggcctaa